In one Epinephelus moara isolate mb chromosome 6, YSFRI_EMoa_1.0, whole genome shotgun sequence genomic region, the following are encoded:
- the LOC126392063 gene encoding transmembrane protein 244-like translates to MAEEVQFSGGLTGSCTVLQQPGLFCNVTSRKNNEMAFKSKAVDSKTVLFNLLLCLLIFYSLFYMIGSVCFGAFRLDHFDGLIPFDFKTEPAESNSKYLVNLLSLELTYFCSGLLFAAVVRRRVWDYALTVTLLHVMITSVVMLEFPMVWQWWLALGSGLFLMICNGQLIAYFTCQSDQSYASFSIY, encoded by the exons ATGGCGGAAGAAGTCCAGTTTTCCGGGGGATTAACGGGGTCGTGCACCGTGCTGCAGCAGCCTGGATTATTTTGTAATGTAACATCAAGGAAAAACAATGAGATGGCATTCAAAAGCAAAGCGGTCGACTCGAAG ACCGTGCTCTTCaacctgctgctgtgtctgCTCATATTTTACTCGCTTTTCTACATGATTGGGAGTGTGTGCTTCGGAGCCTTCAG GTTGGATCACTTTGACGGACTGATCCCATTTGACTTTAAGACCGAACCTGCTGAGTCCAACTCCAAATACTTGG TGAACCTCCTGTCCTTGGAGCTCACCTACTTTTGCAGTGGCCTTTTGTTTGCCGCAGTGGTGAGGAGGCGGGTGTGGGACTACGCCCTCACTGTCACACTACTGCATGTAATGATCACCAGTGTAG TGATGTTGGAGTTTCCCATGGTGTGGCAGTGGTGGCTGGCTTtag GCAGCGGCTTGTTTCTGATGATCTGCAACGGTCAGCTTATAGCTTACTTCACCTGCCAGAGTGACCAGAGCTACGCCTCCTTCAGCATCTACTGA